The genomic region CCGATGCGGATGCCGTCGAGCCACCAGCGCCATTCGCGGGCCTTGAACTCCGCGTAAAAGAACGGTGCGAGCGGGAAGATGAAGAGCGCGATCGGGCTGAGCAGCCACAACCACCAGCCGCGCTTGAAGAAGGTCCAGCCGTCGCCTTCGAAATCGCCGCGGAGATCGCCGTAATGGGTGTGCCGCATCTTGTAGCGTTCGAGAGCAGCCTCGCGCCAGGGCAGCGCCAGGCCGAGCGTCAGGAACACCAGCAGGCCCCACAGCATGGCGCGAAACGCGTAAGCCCAGCCCGAGCCGTCCATCCAGAAGCGGACGCCGCGCCAGACCGTGCGCGTCAGGCGGTAGCGCCGCGCACGAAAAATCGCGAACTGGCCGAAGGCGTAGAAGGCGATGAATAGCGGCGTCGAGGCAAAGCCCTGCCAGCGCTCGAACTCGATGCCAACGAGAAAATAGGCGAGATAGATCGGCACCAGGATCGCGAGCGCGAACAGGAAGCCGATCAGGAGCTCCTTGGCCCGCCCGGTGTATTCGGCCGCGTCGCCGTCGATCGCGGTGTGCGTCCACAGATGACGGCGGATGTCGGTGACGAGCCAGAACCGGTAGAAGCCGAAGGTGACCAGCTCCAGCAAGGCACCCTTGGTGACCAGTTTGCGGAACTCGGAGCGGTTGCCGGAGAAATCGACCCGCGTCGGCGGCAGCGGCGGGGGTAAGGGTTCGGACCCGATGGGGGTCCATTGCATGTCGTTCACGGCAGCAACCTCGGGATGCGGATCTGTTCCGGTCAAACTATAGATCAGAGGTTAGTCGATCCCCAAGACGGGCGGGTTCGATTTGGCTCGATTCCAGCCGGTTTCTGCATGCTTCCACGACAAAACGGTGTGCGGGGGATCACGCTCGTCGATGTCCCCTAGCCTCGATGAAGCGACGCGCAATCGAGGACAGCGGCAGCGGCACGATTCCCGGATTACGCTTGCGCTCCATCCAGGCTACGCACCTCCGTCCGGGCTACGCCCAAAGGTTGGATGCGGCAAAACTCTCCCTTGCCCCGGCGCAGACAACCGGCTGTAATTGCAAATCAAATACCGCAGCGCAGAATTCAACGACGCGCGGTTCATATCGAGGGAGAACGGTCATGCACGGGACCATCGAAAGCGCGGCCAAACTCGACGCATTGCGCGAGCGCGCCAGCTCGCTGCCGCTGGAGCAATTCGATCCCGGCGACCCCGAATTGTTCAGGACCGATACGTTCTGGCCCTATTTCGATCGGCTGCGCCGGGAAGATCCCGTGCACTATTGCAAGGATTCGATGTTCGGGCCGTACTGGTCGGTGACGCGCTACAACGACATCATGGAGATCGAGACCAACCATACGGTGTTCTCCTCGGCCTCCTCGCTCGGCGGCATCACCATCCGCGACATCGATCCGGATCTGCGCCGCGAGAGTTTCATCTCGATGGACCCGCCGCGCCATGCAGCTCAGCGCAAGACCGTGGCGCCGATGTTCACGCCGACGCACCTGGACAATCTCGCCATCAACATCCGCAAGCGCTCGGCCGAGTGCCTGGACAACCTGCCCCGCGGCGAGGTGTTCGACTGGGTCGACCAGGTCTCGATCGAGCTCACGACGCAGATGCTGGCGGTGCTGTTCGACTTCCCCTGGGAGGACCGCCGCAAGCTGACGCGCTGGTCGGACGTCGCGACCACGATTCCCGGGCCCGACGGCCTCGTCGCGACCGAGGACGAACGGCAGGCCGAACTCGCCGAATGCGCGGCCTACTTCTCCCGGCTCTGGAAGGAGCGCATCGAACAGCCGCCGAAGAGCGACCTGCTGTCGATGATGGCGCATGGCGCTGCCACGCGCGACATGGATGCGAAGAACTTCCTCGGCAATCTCATCCTCCTGATCGTCGGCGGCAACGACACCACCCGCAACACCATGTCGGGCTCGCTTCTCGCGCTGAGCCAGCATCCCGAGCAATATCGCAAGCTGCGCGAGAACCCTGACCTGCTCGACAGCTTCGTGCCGGAGGTGATCCGCTGGCAGACGCCGCTGGCGCATATGCGCAGGACGGCGCTCTCCGACTTCGAGTTCCGCGGCAGGCAGATCAAGAAGGGTGACAAGGTCGTGATGTGGTACGTCTCGGGCAACCGCGACGAGGAGGCGATCGAGAGGCCCTACGAGTTCATCATCGATCGCGCGCGGCCGCGCACGCACCTGTCCTTCGGCTTCGGCATTCACCGTTGCGTCGGCCTGCGGCTTGCCGAGCTTCAGCTCAAGATTATTTGGGAGGAAATTCTCAGGCGGTTCGACCATATTGACGTGGTCGGCGAACCCAGGCGGGTCTACTCGAGCTTCGTGAAGGGTATTGAGACGCTGCCGGTGAAGATTGCGGCGTGAGTCGAAGGCAACTGGAGCCACGAGAATGAACATCCAAGCGCCGGTTAACGTGGACAAGGCCGAACGCATGCGCAGGGCTCGCGAGGAAGCCTATGCGACGCCGCTGTCGCAATTCCACCCCGGCGCGCCCCGGCTGTTCCAGGACGACACGCTGTGGCCCTGGTTCGAGCGGCTGCGCAACGAAGAGCCGGTGCATTACTGTACCAATGCGCCGATCGAGCCCTACTGGTCGGTGGTGAAGTACAACGACATCATGCATGTCGACACCAATCACGGCATCTTCTCCTCGGATTCCAAGCTCGGCGGCATCTCGATCCGCGACGTGCCGGAAGGCTACGACTATCCGAGCTTCATCGCGATGGACCAGCCCAGGCATTCGGCGCAGCGCAAGACGGTGTCGCCGATGTTCACGCCGACACATCTGGACGAGCTGGCAAAGCTAATCCGCCAGCGCTCGCAGACCGTGCTCGACAATCTGCCGCGCAACGAGACCTTCAACTTCGTCGAGCGCGTCTCGATCGAGCTGACCACGCAGATGCTGGCGACCCTGTTCGACTTTCCCTGGGAGGAGCGGCGCAAGCTGACGCGCTGGTCGGACGTCTCCACCGCGCTGCCCAAGAGCGGCATCGTCGCTTCCGCCGAGGAACGCCGCCGCGAGATGGACGAGTGCTACGCCTACATGTCGAAGCTCTGGAACGAGCGCGTCAATTCGGCGCCGCGCAACGACCTGCTGTCGCTGATGGCGCACAACGAGGCCACGCGGCACATGGACCCCGACAACCTCATGGGCAACATCATCCTGCTAATCGTCGGCGGCAACGACACCACGCGCAACACCATGACCGGCTCGGTGCTGGCGCTGAACGAGAACCCGGAGCAGTACGACAAGCTTCGCGAAAATCCTGCGCTAATCGATTCCATGGTGCCGGAGGTGATCCGCTGGCAGACGCCGCTGGCGCATATGCGGCGCACCGCGCTTGCCGATACCGAGATCGGCGGCAAGCACATCAGGAAAGGCGACCGCGTCGTGATGTGGTACGTCTCCGGCAACCGCGACGAGGAGATGTTCGAGAAGCCGAACGAATTCATCATCGACCGTCCGCGCCCGCGCACGCACCTGTCCTTCGGCTTCGGCATCCATCGCTGCGTCGGCATGCGCCTCGCCGAGCTGCAGCTGCGGATCATCTGGGAGGAGATGCTGAAGCGCTTCGACCGCATCGAGGTGGTCGGCGAGCCCAAGCGGATCTACTCGAGCTTCATCAAGGGATATGAGACGCTGCCGGTCAGGATTGCGGGGTAGGCTCTCTCCTCCGTCATTGCGAGCGCAGCGTCTTCTTCGCTCGTGTCCCGGACGAACCGCAGCGCCATAGCGCGTCGAAGACGCGCGTGAACGCGCTTAGGGCGGTGCGGCGCAGAGCCGGGACCCAGCAAGCAACGGCCTCGCTGCAACATGGGCCCCGGCTCTGCAGCGCATCACACCGGACGATGCTTCGCATCGCCGGGCGTGCTGCGCTGCGTCCGGGGCACGAGAGCGGCATGTCGGCGCGACACCTCCCCAGATATAAAATTCCGGCATGACAGCTCGCGCCAGATGCGAAGGCACGATGGCGCGCGGCTGTTCTACCACACGCCATCTAACTCAACCTGATGTCCCACACGCCGTCCTTGCGGCAGGCGGCGACCTCCTCGCGCAACAGCGCGGTGATGGCGAGCGAGGCCGTCGAGGCCGGGTGGTCGATTGGAGAAGCAAAGATGAGCTCGCGCGTCATCGGCTTGGATACGGGGGCGGT from Bradyrhizobium sp. CB1015 harbors:
- a CDS encoding cytochrome P450 translates to MNIQAPVNVDKAERMRRAREEAYATPLSQFHPGAPRLFQDDTLWPWFERLRNEEPVHYCTNAPIEPYWSVVKYNDIMHVDTNHGIFSSDSKLGGISIRDVPEGYDYPSFIAMDQPRHSAQRKTVSPMFTPTHLDELAKLIRQRSQTVLDNLPRNETFNFVERVSIELTTQMLATLFDFPWEERRKLTRWSDVSTALPKSGIVASAEERRREMDECYAYMSKLWNERVNSAPRNDLLSLMAHNEATRHMDPDNLMGNIILLIVGGNDTTRNTMTGSVLALNENPEQYDKLRENPALIDSMVPEVIRWQTPLAHMRRTALADTEIGGKHIRKGDRVVMWYVSGNRDEEMFEKPNEFIIDRPRPRTHLSFGFGIHRCVGMRLAELQLRIIWEEMLKRFDRIEVVGEPKRIYSSFIKGYETLPVRIAG
- a CDS encoding YjgN family protein; protein product: MQWTPIGSEPLPPPLPPTRVDFSGNRSEFRKLVTKGALLELVTFGFYRFWLVTDIRRHLWTHTAIDGDAAEYTGRAKELLIGFLFALAILVPIYLAYFLVGIEFERWQGFASTPLFIAFYAFGQFAIFRARRYRLTRTVWRGVRFWMDGSGWAYAFRAMLWGLLVFLTLGLALPWREAALERYKMRHTHYGDLRGDFEGDGWTFFKRGWWLWLLSPIALFIFPLAPFFYAEFKAREWRWWLDGIRIGGVGLSSNLPHDAFYGLYWKVIGWWMLLTVAFAAYMGGSALLVVTLTGVPAEEIFAGDNATKSIPMVVMMVIGYFALALAINIVMRVYLQRDLWAKVLETVEVHNIGAAADVRGSGQLASALGEGFADGLDVAGF
- a CDS encoding cytochrome P450, with amino-acid sequence MHGTIESAAKLDALRERASSLPLEQFDPGDPELFRTDTFWPYFDRLRREDPVHYCKDSMFGPYWSVTRYNDIMEIETNHTVFSSASSLGGITIRDIDPDLRRESFISMDPPRHAAQRKTVAPMFTPTHLDNLAINIRKRSAECLDNLPRGEVFDWVDQVSIELTTQMLAVLFDFPWEDRRKLTRWSDVATTIPGPDGLVATEDERQAELAECAAYFSRLWKERIEQPPKSDLLSMMAHGAATRDMDAKNFLGNLILLIVGGNDTTRNTMSGSLLALSQHPEQYRKLRENPDLLDSFVPEVIRWQTPLAHMRRTALSDFEFRGRQIKKGDKVVMWYVSGNRDEEAIERPYEFIIDRARPRTHLSFGFGIHRCVGLRLAELQLKIIWEEILRRFDHIDVVGEPRRVYSSFVKGIETLPVKIAA